A window from Leifsonia shinshuensis encodes these proteins:
- a CDS encoding response regulator gives MDTDRAEPTILVVDDDPLIRFTVEAALGAHGYRVTGWADPRTALDGADPDAVLLDAIIPGCSLSECLDLLGRRADGSARPILVMSGSLTRPVELAATGIGYLTKPFTLPALLEAVEGLVASTSGTVT, from the coding sequence ATGGACACCGACCGGGCGGAGCCGACCATCCTCGTCGTCGACGACGACCCGCTGATCCGCTTCACCGTCGAGGCGGCGCTGGGCGCGCACGGGTACCGCGTGACCGGCTGGGCCGACCCGCGGACCGCCCTGGACGGCGCGGATCCGGACGCGGTGCTGCTCGACGCCATCATCCCGGGATGTTCGCTCAGCGAATGCCTCGACCTTCTCGGTCGCCGGGCGGACGGCAGCGCCCGCCCGATACTGGTGATGAGCGGCTCCCTCACCCGACCCGTGGAGCTGGCCGCGACCGGGATCGGCTATCTGACCAAGCCGTTCACCCTCCCGGCGCTGCTCGAAGCGGTCGAGGGGCTCGTGGCGTCCACCTCTGGGACGGTGACATAA
- a CDS encoding SDR family oxidoreductase: MSDSLPAIAVTGVTGAIGRMTADALADAGVPFRMLARTPERAPRYPGSAVVAASYGDSDAARSALDGVETLFMVSAAENAERLAEHLAFLDAAQDAGVRHIVYTSFFGAAPDATFTLARDHYATEQRILGSGMRHTFLRDNLYLDFAQELVGDDGVIRGPAGDGRAAMVARADVARVAAAVLLDPDAHADVTYDLTGPEELTLAEVADKLSAHTGRVISFHDETIPEAYESRAKWGAPDWQTDAWVSTYTAIAAGELAGVTDHVERVTGRRPLSLDELLRDTLR; this comes from the coding sequence ATGAGCGATTCCCTTCCCGCCATCGCCGTCACAGGCGTCACCGGCGCCATCGGGCGGATGACCGCCGATGCCCTGGCCGACGCCGGGGTGCCCTTCCGGATGCTCGCGCGCACGCCGGAGCGGGCGCCGCGTTACCCGGGCAGCGCCGTGGTCGCCGCCTCGTACGGCGACAGTGACGCCGCGAGGTCCGCCCTCGACGGGGTCGAGACGCTGTTCATGGTCTCCGCGGCCGAGAACGCCGAGCGCCTCGCGGAGCATCTCGCCTTCCTCGATGCTGCACAGGATGCCGGAGTGCGGCACATCGTGTACACGTCCTTCTTCGGGGCGGCCCCGGACGCGACCTTCACGCTGGCGCGGGACCACTACGCCACCGAGCAGCGCATCCTGGGCTCCGGGATGCGGCACACGTTCCTGCGCGACAACCTGTACCTCGACTTCGCGCAGGAGCTCGTCGGCGACGACGGGGTCATCCGCGGCCCGGCCGGAGACGGCCGCGCCGCGATGGTCGCGCGCGCCGACGTGGCCCGCGTCGCGGCGGCGGTGCTGCTCGACCCCGATGCCCACGCCGACGTGACCTACGACCTGACCGGCCCCGAGGAGCTGACTCTCGCCGAGGTCGCCGACAAGCTGTCGGCGCACACCGGCCGCGTCATCTCCTTCCACGACGAGACGATCCCGGAGGCGTACGAGTCGCGCGCCAAGTGGGGCGCACCGGACTGGCAGACCGACGCCTGGGTCTCGACCTACACGGCGATCGCGGCCGGCGAGCTCGCGGGCGTGACCGACCACGTCGAGCGGGTCACGGGCCGCCGGCCCCTGTCGCTCGACGAGCTGCTCCGCGACACGCTGCGCTGA
- a CDS encoding EfeM/EfeO family lipoprotein, protein MSTRARLTAFFAALAALVVVASVLAIVLRPVAASPSAGSAFEISAGLDDCGRGWGQPGGTGPAAKADGGDQTFTVTNTTVGGIEVYLQSVDSKRVYLDLESLGAGAHATVRVTLGSGRYRFVCLPADADPARGPTVAVGSPPAGSHLTPGIVPVTRNDLIPVAKTYAAWVSARIPVLRRQVAAVSADAEEGDLAAARRDWITAHTTYETLGAAYGAFGDLGDELDGLPRHGLTGFHLVESQLWSGAPAATVASSAVQLLALVDRLPSAFADAQLDPGEVALRAHEIVEDAIQDALTGATDAGSGTALATVDAELTGASAALAPLHAVLAPRYDRLADTEQALAQAQTLVEAYRSPDGTWTALSTLDRTARERLDAALDRAAELLAPVAAICDPRRDS, encoded by the coding sequence ATGTCGACCCGCGCCCGGCTGACCGCGTTCTTCGCGGCACTCGCCGCGCTCGTGGTGGTCGCCTCGGTGCTCGCCATCGTGCTGCGGCCGGTGGCCGCGTCGCCGTCGGCGGGGTCCGCGTTCGAGATCAGCGCAGGTCTCGACGACTGCGGTCGCGGCTGGGGCCAGCCGGGAGGTACCGGCCCGGCTGCGAAGGCCGACGGCGGCGACCAGACCTTCACCGTCACCAACACCACCGTCGGCGGAATCGAGGTCTACCTGCAGTCGGTCGACAGCAAGCGCGTCTATCTGGACCTGGAGAGCCTCGGCGCCGGGGCGCACGCCACCGTTCGGGTCACGCTGGGCTCGGGGCGCTACCGCTTCGTCTGCCTGCCCGCCGACGCCGACCCCGCGCGCGGCCCCACCGTCGCCGTGGGCTCGCCGCCCGCCGGTTCGCACCTCACCCCCGGCATCGTGCCCGTCACGCGCAACGACCTGATACCCGTCGCGAAGACGTACGCCGCGTGGGTCTCGGCACGGATACCGGTGCTGCGCCGCCAGGTCGCCGCGGTCTCCGCCGACGCCGAGGAGGGCGACTTAGCGGCCGCACGCCGCGACTGGATCACCGCCCACACCACGTATGAGACGCTCGGCGCCGCCTACGGCGCCTTCGGCGACCTGGGCGACGAGCTCGACGGACTGCCCCGCCACGGGCTGACCGGCTTCCACCTGGTGGAGTCGCAGCTCTGGTCGGGCGCGCCCGCCGCGACCGTCGCGTCCTCCGCCGTCCAGCTCCTCGCGCTGGTCGACCGGCTGCCGTCCGCTTTCGCCGACGCGCAGCTCGACCCGGGCGAGGTGGCCCTCCGGGCTCACGAGATCGTCGAGGACGCCATCCAGGATGCGCTGACTGGTGCCACGGACGCCGGCTCGGGCACCGCGCTCGCCACCGTCGACGCCGAGCTCACCGGCGCCTCCGCCGCCCTCGCACCGCTCCACGCGGTTCTCGCCCCGCGCTACGACCGGCTGGCCGACACCGAGCAGGCGCTGGCGCAGGCGCAGACGCTCGTGGAGGCGTACCGGTCGCCCGACGGCACCTGGACGGCGCTCAGCACTCTCGACCGCACAGCGCGGGAGCGCCTGGATGCGGCGCTCGACCGCGCCGCCGAGCTGCTGGCCCCGGTGGCGGCCATCTGCGACCCGAGGAGGGACTCATGA
- the efeB gene encoding iron uptake transporter deferrochelatase/peroxidase subunit, with amino-acid sequence MNGIGRRGFLAGAASAAAATGVGIAGAGAAAAATRAGAHALTAHPTALPFHGAHQQGILTPAQKASAFVALDVTAGSRAELADLLKTITERARFLTTGGTPPDPGLTAPPRDSGVLGPTVVPDALTVTVSVGASLFDDRFGLASAKPARLRTMDEFPDDALRREVCDGDLLLQVCAADRDAVTHAVREIARATRGGMQVRWRQDGFVSPPRPSGTPRNLMGFKDGTSNPDTGDAAEMARLVWAKAGGDEPGWVAGGSYHVVRVIRMLVEFWDRVNLHEQENMIGRRRDTGAPLTASAEFDDPHFENDPTGDVIQLDAHIRLANPRTRDTDAQRMLRRAYNYDGGLDVNGNLDMGLIFVAFNQDLDRQFVAVQKRLAGEPLTDYIQPFGGGYYFALPGARDSSDWLGRSMLA; translated from the coding sequence ATGAACGGGATCGGACGTCGGGGGTTCCTCGCGGGTGCGGCGAGCGCGGCGGCCGCGACGGGTGTCGGGATTGCCGGTGCGGGCGCCGCCGCTGCGGCCACCCGTGCCGGCGCCCATGCCCTTACCGCGCATCCCACCGCCCTCCCGTTCCACGGTGCGCACCAGCAGGGCATCCTGACCCCGGCGCAGAAAGCCTCGGCGTTCGTCGCCCTCGACGTGACCGCGGGCTCGCGGGCGGAGCTCGCCGACCTGCTGAAGACGATCACCGAGCGCGCCCGCTTCCTGACGACGGGCGGCACGCCGCCAGATCCGGGACTCACCGCGCCGCCGCGCGACTCCGGCGTGCTCGGACCGACCGTGGTGCCTGACGCGCTGACGGTCACGGTCTCGGTGGGCGCCTCCCTCTTCGACGATCGCTTCGGCCTCGCCTCGGCGAAGCCGGCTCGGCTCCGGACGATGGACGAGTTCCCCGACGACGCCCTGCGCCGGGAGGTCTGCGACGGCGACCTGCTGCTGCAGGTCTGCGCGGCGGACCGCGACGCGGTCACCCACGCGGTCCGCGAGATCGCCCGCGCCACGCGCGGTGGGATGCAGGTGCGCTGGCGGCAGGACGGCTTCGTCTCCCCGCCCCGGCCGAGCGGCACCCCGCGCAACCTGATGGGGTTCAAGGACGGCACCAGCAACCCCGACACCGGCGACGCCGCCGAGATGGCGCGCCTGGTCTGGGCGAAGGCGGGCGGCGACGAGCCCGGCTGGGTCGCCGGCGGGAGCTACCACGTCGTGCGCGTGATCCGGATGCTCGTCGAGTTCTGGGACCGCGTGAACCTGCACGAGCAGGAGAACATGATCGGCCGGCGGCGGGACACCGGTGCGCCGCTGACCGCGTCCGCCGAGTTCGACGACCCGCACTTCGAGAACGATCCGACCGGCGACGTCATCCAGCTGGACGCGCACATCCGCCTCGCGAACCCCCGCACGCGGGACACCGACGCCCAGCGGATGCTGCGCCGCGCCTACAACTACGACGGCGGCCTGGATGTGAACGGCAACCTCGACATGGGCCTCATCTTCGTCGCCTTCAACCAGGACCTGGACCGGCAGTTCGTCGCCGTGCAGAAGCGCCTGGCCGGCGAGCCGCTCACCGACTACATCCAGCCGTTCGGCGGCGGGTACTACTTCGCGCTCCCCGGAGCCCGCGACTCCTCCGACTGGCTCGGGCGCAGCATGCTCGCCTGA
- a CDS encoding PAS domain S-box protein: protein MTTPSEALRLHGLDALFHGHPDGVCVVDTAGTFVDSNSALVELTGYPADQLIGMPFSRLLHPDSVEPTLAYFHQAVAGENRRYVTRIVTPDGTVRLLDVTLIPLRGDDGEVAAVLAIARDIGDVERAAAAAAGNEALVRMAARIAGFAGWFIDVESGRIEWSDELFRLLGMQQGRVPVDAEALELFETEDHRSVWTAFERTIIHGDPLDLHATVRHASGRRMHVHLVGEAERDETGRIVRVHGAFHDVTTFVRHREEQRAMARLLRDSLDQVHDAIGFVDRGWRFTFANSWALQLAGIDEPHLRDRTLWEMLPTAQGSPFESIYRDAMDRGVAGSARAFAADWGCWFEVDAHPTEEGIAIIVRDVTEDQRAREKLDEYTRQVEAQAALLDAARDAIIVRDLEGVVRYWNGGAETIYGIPASQAVGRSIRDLLYDDPAQFDAADAALRRDGYWVGELRQNRADGSVLVADCRWQLSRGADGQVTVFAVNSDITQHRREQEQRIRTQRLESLGTLAGGIAHDLNNVLTPILMSVQLLRQAEDDPRRRDMLDALDAAAQRGAAMIRQVLSFARGSQGRRAPVDVVALLRELARFCRETLPASIDLRVEAPDRLPSVSGDDTELFQVLVNLVTNARDAMPDGGTLVVRAGECDGSVRLEVSDSGHGMDDATAGRILEPFFTTKETGTGLGLPTSAAIVKAHGGDLEVRTTPGEGTTIGFTLPADGPALGAAGGWPRREPAPDPAAGRGRRVLVVDDEAAIGELVRQTLDQRGFVTEVAQGAEALELLEQGRSYDAVLTDVMMPGVQGDAIARRLAADHPQTAVVLMSGMLPGPGARAAVERDGAHFLAKPFTPAALLATLDAALAGRASTAATAAEW from the coding sequence ATGACGACGCCCTCCGAAGCGCTGCGCCTCCACGGACTCGACGCGCTGTTCCACGGCCACCCCGACGGCGTCTGCGTCGTCGACACGGCGGGGACGTTCGTCGACTCCAACAGCGCGCTCGTCGAGCTCACCGGGTACCCGGCGGACCAGCTGATCGGGATGCCGTTCTCCCGCCTCCTGCACCCGGACTCCGTCGAGCCGACGCTCGCCTACTTCCACCAGGCGGTCGCCGGCGAGAACCGGCGCTATGTGACCCGCATCGTCACGCCGGACGGGACGGTGCGGCTCCTCGACGTCACGCTCATCCCGCTGCGCGGAGACGACGGCGAGGTGGCGGCGGTGCTCGCGATCGCCCGCGACATCGGCGATGTCGAACGGGCCGCCGCAGCGGCGGCGGGCAACGAGGCGCTGGTGCGGATGGCCGCGCGCATCGCCGGGTTCGCCGGCTGGTTCATCGACGTCGAGTCCGGACGCATCGAGTGGAGCGACGAGCTGTTCCGGCTGCTCGGGATGCAGCAGGGCCGCGTCCCGGTCGATGCGGAGGCGCTCGAGCTGTTCGAGACGGAGGACCACCGTTCGGTGTGGACAGCGTTCGAGCGCACGATCATCCACGGCGATCCCCTCGACCTGCATGCCACCGTCCGGCACGCGTCGGGCCGGCGGATGCACGTCCACCTCGTCGGGGAGGCCGAACGCGACGAGACCGGCCGCATCGTCCGCGTGCACGGCGCCTTCCACGACGTGACGACCTTCGTGCGGCACCGCGAGGAGCAGCGCGCGATGGCCCGGCTGCTGCGCGACTCGCTCGATCAGGTGCACGACGCCATCGGGTTCGTCGACCGCGGGTGGCGGTTCACCTTCGCCAACTCGTGGGCGCTGCAGCTCGCCGGGATCGACGAGCCGCACCTCCGCGACCGCACGCTGTGGGAGATGCTCCCGACCGCGCAGGGGAGTCCGTTCGAGTCCATCTACCGCGACGCGATGGATCGCGGCGTGGCGGGAAGCGCCCGCGCCTTCGCCGCGGACTGGGGCTGCTGGTTCGAGGTGGACGCGCATCCCACCGAGGAGGGCATCGCGATCATCGTCCGCGACGTGACCGAAGACCAGCGCGCGCGAGAGAAGCTGGACGAGTACACGCGGCAGGTGGAGGCCCAGGCGGCACTGCTGGATGCGGCACGCGACGCGATCATCGTGCGCGACCTCGAAGGGGTGGTCCGCTACTGGAACGGCGGCGCGGAGACGATCTACGGGATCCCCGCGTCGCAGGCCGTCGGGAGGTCGATCCGCGACCTGCTCTACGACGACCCGGCGCAGTTCGACGCGGCGGACGCCGCCCTGCGGCGCGACGGCTACTGGGTGGGCGAGCTGCGGCAGAACCGGGCTGACGGCTCCGTGCTCGTCGCGGACTGCCGCTGGCAGCTGTCGCGGGGCGCGGACGGTCAGGTGACCGTGTTCGCGGTGAACTCCGACATCACGCAGCACCGGCGCGAGCAGGAGCAGCGCATCCGCACCCAGCGGCTGGAGAGCCTGGGGACGCTGGCGGGCGGCATCGCGCACGACCTCAACAACGTGCTCACGCCCATCCTGATGTCGGTGCAGCTGCTGCGCCAGGCCGAGGACGATCCGCGCCGTCGCGACATGCTCGATGCCCTCGACGCGGCGGCCCAGCGCGGCGCGGCCATGATCCGGCAGGTGCTGTCGTTCGCCCGCGGCTCGCAGGGCAGGCGCGCGCCGGTGGATGTGGTGGCGCTGCTCCGCGAGCTCGCCCGCTTCTGCCGCGAGACGCTGCCCGCATCCATCGACCTGCGGGTCGAGGCGCCGGACCGCCTCCCGAGCGTCTCGGGCGACGACACCGAACTGTTCCAGGTGCTCGTCAACCTGGTGACCAACGCGCGCGACGCGATGCCCGACGGCGGGACGCTCGTCGTACGCGCGGGCGAGTGCGACGGAAGCGTGCGGCTCGAGGTGAGCGACTCCGGGCACGGGATGGACGACGCGACCGCCGGGCGCATCCTGGAGCCGTTCTTCACCACCAAGGAGACCGGGACGGGCCTCGGCCTGCCCACGTCGGCGGCGATCGTGAAGGCGCACGGCGGCGACCTGGAGGTGCGGACGACGCCCGGCGAGGGCACCACGATCGGCTTCACCCTCCCGGCCGACGGGCCGGCCCTGGGTGCCGCGGGCGGATGGCCGCGCCGCGAGCCCGCGCCGGACCCGGCCGCCGGACGCGGCCGACGTGTGCTCGTGGTGGACGACGAGGCCGCGATCGGCGAGCTCGTGCGGCAGACGCTGGACCAGCGCGGCTTCGTCACCGAGGTGGCACAGGGCGCGGAGGCGCTGGAGCTGCTCGAGCAGGGACGCAGCTACGACGCGGTGCTCACCGACGTGATGATGCCTGGGGTGCAGGGCGACGCGATCGCCCGGCGTCTCGCGGCCGATCACCCGCAGACGGCCGTCGTCCTGATGAGCGGGATGCTGCCCGGGCCCGGCGCGCGCGCCGCGGTCGAGCGCGACGGCGCGCACTTCCTGGCCAAGCCGTTCACGCCCGCCGCGCTCCTCGCGACGCTGGATGCCGCCCTCGCCGGCCGCGCGTCGACGGCGGCGACCGCCGCCGAGTGGTGA
- a CDS encoding alkaline phosphatase family protein, which yields MFRPSRLRRSPVALAGVALAGAAALAGAGILAGAPASANPGGQHGDHSDQTITPIKHLVVIFDENISFDHYFGTYPNAANTDGTPFQAAANTPKANTLTTSGTLTNNPNLYAPKRLTPAQAVTCDQNHSYAAEQAAVDGGKMDQFVQKTESDTCTGAYGAPGLVMDYYDGNTVTGLWNYAQNYAMSDNYWDTVFGPSTPGALNLISGQTHGGTAYDPKTGAVLTTSTAVQSANAQGVGTVIGDPDPAYDDCSDNDHTASSAVVGMSGRNIGDLLNQRGVTWGWFQGGFTPTTAWNGQAGSYAKCDATTANIAGATPKDYSPHHSPFQYYKSTSNPHHLAPTSVKAIGHTDQANHQYDLTSFDAALKADNLPAVSFLKAPEAQDGHAGYSDPIDEQKFLVNEINALQKSDSWSSTAVVVTYDDSDGWYDHVAPKIANGSNDPAVDSAVCTTVKKPAAGGYADRCGPSQRLPLLVISPWAAQNRVDHTPTEQTSVLRFIESNWLTGRIGDASFDTRAGSLGGLFDWGHPQQREVLLDPSTGAVSSIVPTRPHWPAPPRGGWTAQP from the coding sequence GTGTTCAGACCCTCACGTCTGCGCCGCTCCCCCGTCGCCCTCGCGGGCGTCGCTCTCGCCGGCGCAGCCGCCCTCGCGGGCGCGGGCATCCTCGCGGGCGCTCCGGCATCCGCCAACCCCGGTGGCCAGCACGGCGACCACTCCGACCAGACCATCACCCCGATCAAGCACCTCGTCGTCATCTTCGACGAGAACATCTCGTTCGACCACTACTTCGGCACCTACCCGAACGCGGCGAACACCGACGGCACCCCCTTCCAGGCGGCCGCGAACACCCCGAAGGCGAACACGCTCACGACCTCGGGCACCCTGACGAACAACCCCAACCTCTACGCACCGAAGCGGCTCACCCCCGCCCAGGCGGTGACCTGCGACCAGAACCACAGCTACGCGGCGGAGCAGGCAGCGGTCGACGGCGGAAAGATGGACCAGTTCGTCCAGAAGACCGAGTCCGACACCTGCACCGGCGCCTACGGTGCACCGGGCCTCGTCATGGACTACTACGACGGCAACACCGTCACCGGCCTGTGGAACTACGCCCAGAACTACGCGATGAGCGACAACTACTGGGACACCGTCTTCGGACCGTCCACCCCGGGAGCCCTCAACCTGATCTCGGGTCAGACCCACGGCGGAACCGCCTACGACCCGAAGACCGGAGCGGTGCTCACCACCTCCACGGCCGTCCAGTCGGCGAACGCCCAGGGCGTCGGCACCGTGATCGGCGACCCCGACCCGGCCTACGACGACTGCTCCGACAACGACCACACCGCGTCGTCCGCCGTCGTCGGCATGTCCGGCCGCAACATCGGCGACCTGCTCAACCAGCGCGGCGTCACGTGGGGCTGGTTCCAGGGCGGCTTCACCCCGACCACCGCGTGGAACGGCCAGGCCGGCTCGTACGCCAAGTGCGACGCCACCACTGCGAACATCGCGGGGGCGACGCCGAAGGACTACTCGCCGCACCACTCCCCGTTCCAGTACTACAAGTCGACGTCGAACCCGCACCACCTGGCCCCCACCTCGGTGAAGGCGATCGGCCACACGGACCAGGCCAACCACCAGTACGACCTGACCTCGTTCGACGCGGCCCTCAAGGCGGACAACCTGCCCGCCGTCTCCTTCCTGAAGGCCCCGGAGGCGCAGGACGGCCACGCCGGCTACTCCGACCCGATCGACGAGCAGAAGTTCCTCGTCAACGAGATCAACGCCCTGCAGAAGTCGGACAGCTGGTCGAGCACCGCGGTCGTCGTGACCTACGACGACTCGGACGGCTGGTACGACCACGTCGCGCCGAAGATCGCCAACGGCTCCAACGACCCGGCGGTCGACTCGGCGGTGTGCACGACCGTGAAGAAGCCGGCGGCCGGCGGCTACGCCGATCGCTGCGGCCCCAGCCAGCGCCTGCCGCTGCTGGTGATCTCGCCCTGGGCCGCGCAGAACCGCGTCGACCACACCCCGACGGAGCAGACCAGCGTGCTCCGCTTCATCGAGAGCAACTGGCTGACCGGACGGATCGGCGACGCGTCGTTCGACACCCGCGCCGGCTCGCTCGGCGGCCTGTTCGACTGGGGTCACCCGCAGCAGCGGGAGGTGCTGCTCGACCCCTCGACCGGAGCGGTCAGCTCGATCGTGCCGACCCGCCCGCACTGGCCGGCCCCGCCTCGCGGCGGCTGGACTGCGCAGCCGTAA
- a CDS encoding NUDIX domain-containing protein, which translates to MTSAAPLIVSAVAVVRDRKVLMVTARGRDVYYMPGGKVDAGESAAEAAAREALEEVALQLDPAALAELFEVRTQAHGEPEGRQVHMRVFRASTDQEPVPSGEVGAVHWTTSADADRCPPAGVEVLRRLVALDLID; encoded by the coding sequence GTGACCTCCGCCGCACCCCTCATCGTCTCCGCCGTCGCCGTCGTGCGCGACCGGAAGGTGCTCATGGTGACGGCGCGAGGCCGCGACGTCTACTACATGCCGGGCGGCAAGGTGGATGCGGGCGAGTCGGCCGCAGAGGCCGCGGCGCGCGAGGCGCTCGAGGAGGTCGCGCTCCAGCTGGACCCGGCAGCGCTCGCCGAGCTCTTCGAGGTGCGCACGCAGGCGCACGGCGAGCCGGAGGGACGCCAGGTGCACATGCGCGTGTTCCGCGCATCCACCGATCAGGAGCCGGTCCCGTCCGGCGAGGTCGGCGCGGTGCACTGGACGACCAGCGCGGACGCCGACCGCTGCCCGCCGGCCGGTGTGGAGGTTCTGCGCCGGCTGGTCGCCCTCGATCTGATCGACTGA
- a CDS encoding SRPBCC family protein: MTENVVVERMERIAATPEQLLPHISRLPEWTQWSPWEDLDPDLKRQYSGEPGAVGSSYEWSGNRKAGSGSMRITAVDPDGVGIHLDFTRPFKSSNELRFVLQPEGDATRVIWRMETPRKLYTRFVDLDKLVGGDFEKGLRKLKQVAETP, translated from the coding sequence ATGACCGAGAACGTCGTCGTGGAGCGGATGGAGCGCATCGCCGCCACCCCGGAGCAGCTGCTCCCGCACATCTCCCGCCTGCCCGAGTGGACGCAGTGGTCGCCCTGGGAGGACCTCGACCCCGACCTGAAGCGCCAGTACTCGGGCGAGCCGGGGGCTGTCGGTTCGTCGTACGAATGGTCGGGCAACCGCAAGGCCGGCTCGGGCAGCATGCGGATCACCGCGGTGGATCCGGACGGCGTCGGCATCCACCTCGACTTCACCCGGCCGTTCAAGTCGTCGAACGAGCTGCGCTTCGTCCTTCAGCCGGAGGGCGATGCCACGCGCGTGATCTGGCGTATGGAGACCCCGCGCAAGCTGTACACGCGCTTCGTCGACCTCGACAAGCTGGTCGGTGGGGACTTCGAGAAGGGCCTGCGCAAGCTGAAGCAGGTCGCCGAGACGCCGTAG
- a CDS encoding prolyl oligopeptidase family serine peptidase produces MARTHEFTFSGDPDFDFEIRTTIGQAFSGAADIGEVLAAVQGIRAKDHEGWFAAWRGLGDRIAAEADAAAAAGHTVSAASAYLRAASYYATAVNAVASLPSDEDLLPTFRSHRAAWDRWVDLVDLDIDRVDIPYDETTMPGYWFRSGLAGGGPRPVLVVVNGSDGALTGLWSSAVSGALRRGYDALVFDGPGQQSLLFEHGIPFRPYWEAVLTPVLEFVLAREGVDAERVALYGISQGGNWVPRALAFEHRFAAAVADPGVVDVSTSWTEHLPANMRALLKDGEDAKFDRDMELGMKFSPDLAHTWRFRARPYGTTGYAETMRAVLQYTVEDVASRITTPLLITDPEHEQFWPGQSERLAALAPGVSMLVSFTAAEGADFHVQPLARALTEQRMFDWLDERLGR; encoded by the coding sequence ATGGCGCGCACCCACGAGTTCACGTTCTCCGGCGACCCCGACTTCGATTTCGAGATCCGCACCACGATCGGGCAGGCCTTCAGCGGTGCGGCGGACATCGGCGAGGTGCTCGCGGCGGTGCAGGGCATCCGCGCCAAGGATCACGAGGGGTGGTTCGCCGCCTGGCGCGGGCTCGGTGACCGCATCGCCGCGGAGGCGGACGCCGCTGCAGCCGCAGGGCACACGGTCAGCGCCGCGAGCGCGTACCTGCGGGCGGCTTCGTACTACGCCACCGCCGTCAACGCCGTCGCCTCGCTCCCCTCCGACGAGGACCTGCTGCCGACGTTCCGCTCGCACCGGGCGGCGTGGGACCGCTGGGTCGACCTCGTCGACCTCGACATCGACCGCGTCGACATCCCGTACGACGAAACCACGATGCCCGGTTACTGGTTCCGGTCTGGGCTCGCAGGCGGCGGCCCGCGTCCCGTGCTCGTGGTCGTGAACGGCAGCGACGGCGCGCTCACGGGGCTGTGGTCCTCCGCGGTGTCGGGCGCTCTTCGCCGAGGTTACGACGCCCTCGTCTTCGACGGCCCGGGCCAGCAGTCGCTGCTGTTCGAGCACGGGATCCCGTTCCGTCCGTACTGGGAGGCGGTCCTGACGCCGGTCCTGGAGTTCGTGCTCGCCCGGGAGGGAGTGGATGCGGAGCGCGTCGCCCTCTACGGCATCAGCCAGGGCGGCAACTGGGTGCCGCGCGCTCTCGCGTTCGAGCACCGCTTCGCGGCCGCCGTCGCCGACCCCGGAGTCGTCGACGTCTCGACCTCGTGGACGGAGCACCTGCCGGCGAACATGCGCGCGCTCCTGAAGGACGGCGAGGACGCCAAGTTCGACCGCGACATGGAGCTGGGGATGAAGTTCTCGCCCGACCTCGCGCACACCTGGCGGTTCCGCGCCCGGCCCTACGGCACCACCGGCTACGCGGAGACGATGCGCGCGGTGCTGCAGTACACGGTCGAGGACGTCGCATCCCGCATCACCACTCCGCTCCTGATCACGGACCCGGAGCACGAGCAGTTCTGGCCCGGCCAGTCCGAGCGGCTGGCCGCACTGGCGCCGGGGGTGTCCATGCTCGTCAGCTTCACCGCGGCCGAGGGCGCCGACTTCCATGTGCAGCCGCTGGCCCGCGCCCTCACCGAGCAGCGCATGTTCGACTGGCTCGACGAGCGTCTCGGGCGCTGA
- a CDS encoding response regulator: MTDTSARTRTLRAVVADDDVFTASMVASALRSTGIEAAQATTAEEAWETIVAVEPNAIVTDLDFGGGDTGAELLWRVHRDLPWVGLVVLTSHLSPELAVGDDALPPSVVYLVKSQVKDVDVLVAAVDAAIVGEEHRTAEPAGDVRTVTRAQAEVLRLVASGASTRRIAAERGTSVRAVETMLARLYAALGVDADEQANPRVTAARMWQQGRVRIR; this comes from the coding sequence ATGACCGACACCTCCGCACGCACGCGCACCCTCCGCGCCGTGGTGGCCGACGACGATGTCTTCACCGCGTCCATGGTGGCGTCCGCCCTCCGTTCGACCGGCATCGAGGCCGCGCAGGCGACCACCGCGGAGGAGGCGTGGGAGACCATCGTGGCGGTCGAGCCGAACGCCATCGTCACCGACCTCGACTTCGGTGGGGGCGACACCGGCGCCGAGCTGCTGTGGCGCGTGCACCGCGACCTGCCGTGGGTGGGACTGGTCGTGCTCACGAGCCACCTGTCGCCGGAGCTCGCCGTGGGCGACGACGCCCTCCCGCCCTCTGTCGTGTACCTGGTGAAGTCGCAGGTGAAGGATGTGGATGTGCTCGTGGCGGCCGTCGACGCGGCGATCGTCGGAGAAGAGCACCGCACCGCCGAGCCGGCCGGGGATGTGCGCACCGTGACGCGGGCGCAGGCCGAGGTGCTGCGGCTGGTCGCCTCCGGCGCCTCCACGCGGCGGATCGCCGCCGAGCGCGGAACCAGCGTCCGCGCGGTCGAGACCATGCTCGCGCGCCTGTACGCAGCACTCGGGGTGGATGCGGACGAGCAGGCGAACCCGCGCGTGACGGCCGCACGGATGTGGCAGCAGGGGCGAGTGCGCATCCGCTGA